From the Misgurnus anguillicaudatus chromosome 17, ASM2758022v2, whole genome shotgun sequence genome, one window contains:
- the dnajc10 gene encoding dnaJ homolog subfamily C member 10, with protein MEMLHQRPARRTLLFAFVAVCLFVAISSDEDYYKLLGISKESSTREIRQAFKKLALTMHPDKNPNDEAAHDRFLKINRAYEVLKDEDLRKKYDKYGEKGLQDEQQGGRYESWNYYRYDFGIYDDDLEITTLDRGDFDAAVNSGEVWFVNFYFPRCSHCHDLAPTWREFAKEMDGVIRIGAVNCGDNGRLCRSKGVSSYPSLYVFRSGMNPEKYHGDRSKSNLIAFAMQYVQSKVTELWQGNIFTEIDRAFGERIGWLITFCADTGDCLESQTRRKLAGMLDGLVHVGWMDCTKQGDLCDSFDVTTSTTALFPPGSSLEQKGSVLFIQSLDAKEIYAQVLRHLPDLEMLTKESFEHKLAHHRWLISFSFGHDDLASHEFKKLKSLLKDSHIQVGKVDCISDSDLCSSLYIHKPCVAVFKGLGIHDYEIHHGKDALYNIIAFAKESVNAHVTTLKPENFPSHEKEPWLVDFFAPWCPPCRALLPELRKASIQLFGQLKFGTLDCTVHEGLCSMYNVHAYPTTVIFNKSSIHEYEGHHSADGILEFIEDLVNPVVVTLTPESFQELVKRRKSTETWMVDFYAPWCGPCQALLPEWRRMARMLSGVINVGTVDCQKHHSLCQSEDVRAYPEIRLFPQNSNRRNQYQSYNGWHRDAFSLKTWALSSLPRASVDLSPEDFTKKVLGGKDHWVLDFYAPWCGPCQQFAPEFEVLARMMKGTVRAGKVDCQAHYQICQSAGIKAYPTVRFYPSLGIRRRDQGGEHINSRDASVIADILRQRLQQLAIQGKNFKDEL; from the exons ATGGAGATGTTGCACCAGAGACCTGCGAGGAGAACGTTGCTGTTTGCTTTCGTCGCAGTATGCCTATTTGTAGCTATTTCCTCCGATGAAGATTACTACAAGCTGTTGGGTATTTCTAAAGAGTCCAGTACTCGTGAAATTCGACAGGCTTTCAAAAAGCTCGCTCTCACGATGCATCCGGATAAAAACCCA AATGATGAAGCGGCCCATGACAGGTTCCTGAAGATCAATCGGGCCTATGAGGTGTTGAAGGATGAAGACTTGAGGAAGAAATATGACAAATATGGAGAGAAGGGCTTGCAAGATGAACAGCAGGGAGGAAGATATGAAAGCTGGAACTATTACAGATATGATTTTG GCATTTACGATGATGACCTAGAAATTACTACGCTAGACAGAGGAGACTTCG ATGCAGCGGTTAATTCTGGAGAGGTCTGGTTTGTGAATTTCTATTTCCCACGCTGCTCGCACTGTCACGACCTCGCCCCCACG TGGCGGGAGTTTGCAAAGGAAATGGATGGGGTGATTCGAATCGGTGCGGTAAACTGTGGTGACAATGGCAGGCTGTGCCGTAGTAAAGGTGTCAGCAGTTACCCCAGCCTTTATGTGTTCAGATCCGGAATG AATCCAGAGAAGTACCATGGCGACCGATCAAAATCAAACCTCATCGCGTTTGCCATGCAGTATGTGCAAAGCAAAGTGACTGAACTTTGGCAAG GCAATATCTTCACTGAGATTGATCGGGCATTTGGTGAAAGAATCGGATGGCTAATAACCTTTTGTGCTGATACTGGAG ATTGCCTGGAATCTCAGACGAGACGGAAGCTCGCTGGAATGTTG GATGGTCTTGTACATGTAGGCTGGATGGATTGTACTAAACAGGGAGATCTGTGTGACAGCTTTGACGTCACTACCAGCACGACGGCCCTTTTTCCTCCTGGAAGTTCTCTTGAACAGAAAGGAAGTGTATTG TTTATTCAGAGTTTGGATGCTAAGGAGATATATGCGCAAGTATTGAGACATCTGCCTGACTTGGAGATGCTTACAAAAGAGAGCTTTGAG cATAAATTGGCTCATCATCGATGGCTCATCAGCTTCTCATTTGGACATGATGACCTGGCATCACATGAGTTTAAAAAACTCAAATCTCTGTTGAAAGACTCTCACATACAG GTGGGGAAGGTGGACTGTATCTCGGATTCAGATCTCTGTTCTTCTTTATATATTCACAAACCATGTGTGGCTGTTTTTAAAGGGCTTGGAATTCATGATTATGAGATCCACCATG GTAAAGATGCTCTGTATAACATAATAGCTTTTGCGAAGGAGAGCGTAAACGCTCATGTGACCACGCTTAAACCTGAGAACTTCCCCAGTCATGAGAAGGAGCCCTGGCTGGTTGACTTCTTTGCTCCT TGGTGTCCACCATGTCGAGCTCTTCTTCCTGAACTGAGAAAAGCCTCCATCCAGCTCTTTGGACAGTTGAAATTTGGGACTTTGGACTGTACCGTACACGAGGGCCTTTGCAGTATGTACA ACGTTCATGCATATCCGACAACAGTCATCTTTAACAAATCCAGCATCCATGAATATGAAGGTCATCACTCTGCAGATGGCATCCTGGAGTTCATAGAG GATCTGGTGAATCCTGTGGTGGTGACGTTGACCCCAGAGTCATTTCAGGAGCTGGTAAAAAGACGCAAGTCTACAGAAACGTGGATGGTTGATTTCTATGCACCGTGGTGTGGCCCCTGCCAGGCCCTGCTGCCGGAATGGAGGAGAATGGCACGG ATGCTAAGTGGTGTTATAAATGTGGGCACAGTTGATTGTCAAAAACACCATTCGCTTTGTCAGAGCGAGGACGTCCGAGCGTACCCAGAGATCCGGCTCTTCCCTCAGAACAGCAACCGACGAAACCAATACCA AAGTTACAATGGATGGCATAGGGATGCATTTTCACTTAAGACTTGGGCGCTGAG CTCTCTGCCTCGAGCCTCAGTGGATCTGTCACCTGAAGATTTTACCAAAAAGGTTTTAGGAGGAAAGGATCACTGGGTGTTAGATTTCTACGCCCCATGGTGTGGCCCTTGCCAGCAGTTTGCCCCAGAGTTTGAAGTCCTTGCCAGG ATGATGAAGGGCACGGTAAGAGCCGGCAAAGTGGACTGTCAGGCACATTACCAGATCTGTCAGAGCGCCGGGATCAAGGCTTACCCCACCGTCAGGTTTTACCCCAGCCTGGGCATCCGGCGG CGAGATCAAGGCGGAGAGCACATTAACAGCCGGGACGCCAGCGTCATCGCAGACATTCTCCGACAGCGACTACAGCAACTCGCAATACAGGGAAAAAACTTTAAG GATGAACTTTAG